One window of the Enterobacter huaxiensis genome contains the following:
- the pntB gene encoding Re/Si-specific NAD(P)(+) transhydrogenase subunit beta, translating to MSGGLVTAAYIVAAILFIFSLAGLSKHETSQQGNNFGIAGMAIALIATIFGPDTGNVAWILVAMIIGGAIGIRLAKRVEMTEMPELVAILHSFVGLAAVLVGFNSYLYHEPGLEPILVNIHLTEVFLGIFIGAVTFTGSIVAFGKLRGKISSKPLMLPNRHKMNLAALVVSFVLLVVFVRTESVGLQVLALLVMTIIALAFGWHLVASIGGADMPVVVSMLNSYSGWAAAAAGFMLSNDLLIVTGALVGSSGAILSYIMCKAMNRSFFSVIAGGFGTDGASSSSDEEVGEHREITAEETAEMLKNSHTVIITPGYGMAVAQAQYPVAEITEKLRARGIKVRFGIHPVAGRLPGHMNVLLAEAKVPYDIVLEMDEINDDFSDTDTVLVIGANDTVNPAAQDDPGSPIAGMPVLEVWKAQNVIVFKRSMNTGYAGVQNPLFFKENTHMLFGDAKASVDAILKAL from the coding sequence ATGTCTGGAGGATTAGTTACAGCCGCATACATTGTTGCTGCGATCCTGTTTATTTTCAGTCTGGCGGGGCTTTCCAAACACGAAACGTCTCAGCAGGGAAATAACTTTGGTATCGCCGGGATGGCGATTGCGCTGATTGCCACCATTTTCGGGCCGGATACCGGCAACGTAGCGTGGATCCTGGTGGCGATGATCATCGGTGGAGCGATTGGCATTCGTCTGGCGAAACGCGTTGAAATGACCGAGATGCCGGAGCTGGTAGCGATCCTGCACAGCTTCGTGGGTCTGGCGGCGGTGCTGGTGGGCTTCAACAGCTACCTGTACCACGAACCGGGTCTGGAACCGATCCTGGTGAATATTCACCTGACGGAAGTGTTCCTCGGCATCTTCATCGGTGCGGTGACCTTTACCGGGTCGATTGTGGCGTTCGGCAAGCTGCGCGGGAAGATCTCCTCTAAGCCGCTGATGCTGCCAAACCGTCACAAGATGAACCTGGCCGCGCTGGTGGTCTCTTTTGTGCTGCTGGTTGTGTTCGTTCGTACCGAAAGCGTGGGCTTGCAGGTGCTGGCGCTGCTGGTGATGACCATCATTGCGCTGGCGTTTGGCTGGCACCTGGTGGCCTCCATCGGCGGTGCGGATATGCCGGTCGTGGTGTCAATGCTGAACTCCTACTCCGGTTGGGCGGCAGCGGCGGCAGGCTTTATGCTGAGCAACGACCTGCTGATCGTGACCGGTGCGCTGGTCGGTTCTTCCGGTGCGATCCTGTCTTACATCATGTGTAAGGCGATGAACCGTTCCTTCTTCAGCGTTATTGCCGGTGGCTTTGGTACGGATGGGGCCTCTTCCAGCAGTGATGAAGAAGTGGGTGAGCACCGTGAAATCACCGCGGAAGAGACCGCTGAGATGCTGAAAAACTCGCACACGGTCATCATCACCCCAGGCTACGGCATGGCGGTGGCCCAGGCGCAGTATCCGGTGGCGGAAATTACCGAGAAGCTGCGCGCGCGTGGTATCAAGGTACGCTTCGGCATTCACCCGGTTGCCGGTCGTCTGCCTGGTCACATGAACGTTCTGCTGGCGGAAGCGAAAGTGCCTTACGACATCGTGCTGGAAATGGATGAAATCAACGATGATTTCTCCGATACCGACACCGTGCTGGTCATCGGTGCCAACGACACCGTGAACCCGGCGGCGCAGGACGATCCTGGCAGCCCAATCGCGGGCATGCCGGTTCTGGAAGTGTGGAAGGCGCAGAACGTGATTGTCTTCAAGCGCTCCATGAATACCGGTTATGCAGGCGTTCAGAACCCGCTGTTCTTTAAAGAGAACACCCACATGCTGTTTGGCGATGCCAAAGCCAGCGTGGATGCAATTCTGAAAGCGCTGTAA
- the pntA gene encoding Re/Si-specific NAD(P)(+) transhydrogenase subunit alpha, whose amino-acid sequence MRIGVPKERFANETRVAATPKTVEQLLKLGFTVAVESGAGKLASFDDEAFIQAGAEVVDGAEVWQSPIILKVNAPEESEIALLNAGTTLVSFVWPAQNPELMEKLAARGVTVMAMDSVPRISRAQSLDALSSMANIAGYRAIVEAAHEFGRFFTGQITAAGKVPPAKVMVIGAGVAGLAAIGAANSLGAIVRAFDTRPEVKEQVQSMGAEFLELDFKEDAGSGDGYAKVMSEAFIKAEMALFAAQAKEVDIIVTTALIPGKPAPKLITREMVDSMNPGSVIVDLAAQNGGNCEYTVPNQVTTTANGVKVIGYTDLPGRLPTQSSQLYGTNLVNLLKLLCKEKDGNITVDFDDVVVRGVTVVREGEITWPAPPIQVSAQPQAAPKAAPAPKEPAQPASPWRKYAIMALVIILFGWLADVAPKEFLGHFTVFALSCVVGYYVVWNVSHALHTPLMSVTNAISGIIVVGALLQIGHGGWVSFLSFIAVLIASINIFGGFTVTQRMLKMFRKG is encoded by the coding sequence ATGCGTATTGGGGTACCAAAAGAACGGTTTGCCAATGAAACCCGCGTAGCGGCAACACCGAAAACGGTGGAGCAACTGCTTAAGCTGGGTTTTACCGTCGCGGTTGAAAGCGGCGCGGGCAAACTGGCGAGTTTCGACGACGAGGCCTTTATTCAGGCTGGCGCGGAGGTGGTGGACGGCGCCGAAGTCTGGCAGTCACCGATCATTCTGAAGGTGAACGCGCCGGAAGAGAGCGAAATTGCGCTGCTGAATGCGGGCACGACGCTGGTGAGCTTTGTCTGGCCAGCCCAGAATCCAGAGCTGATGGAGAAGCTGGCGGCACGCGGCGTCACCGTGATGGCGATGGACTCCGTGCCGCGTATATCGCGCGCCCAGTCTCTCGATGCGTTGAGCTCGATGGCCAACATCGCGGGCTACCGCGCTATCGTTGAAGCCGCACACGAGTTTGGCCGCTTCTTTACCGGTCAAATCACCGCGGCGGGCAAAGTGCCACCGGCGAAAGTGATGGTGATTGGTGCGGGTGTGGCAGGTCTTGCGGCGATTGGTGCGGCAAACAGCCTGGGGGCCATCGTCCGTGCCTTTGATACCCGCCCGGAAGTGAAGGAGCAGGTACAGAGTATGGGCGCCGAATTCCTTGAACTGGACTTCAAGGAAGACGCGGGCAGCGGTGATGGTTACGCGAAGGTGATGTCCGAAGCCTTTATCAAAGCCGAAATGGCGCTCTTTGCCGCACAGGCGAAAGAGGTCGACATTATCGTTACTACGGCGTTAATCCCGGGTAAACCCGCGCCGAAGCTGATCACTCGTGAGATGGTTGACTCCATGAACCCGGGCAGCGTGATTGTGGATCTGGCCGCGCAAAACGGCGGTAACTGCGAATATACCGTGCCGAACCAGGTCACCACGACCGCCAACGGCGTGAAGGTGATTGGCTATACCGACCTGCCGGGTCGTCTGCCAACGCAGTCCTCCCAGCTGTACGGTACTAACCTCGTTAACCTGCTGAAGCTGCTCTGCAAAGAGAAAGACGGCAACATCACCGTTGATTTTGACGACGTAGTGGTGCGTGGCGTAACGGTGGTGCGTGAGGGTGAAATCACCTGGCCTGCGCCGCCTATTCAAGTCTCCGCTCAGCCTCAGGCTGCACCGAAAGCTGCACCTGCGCCGAAAGAGCCGGCTCAGCCTGCCTCTCCGTGGCGTAAATACGCCATCATGGCGCTGGTCATTATCCTGTTTGGCTGGCTGGCAGACGTTGCTCCGAAAGAGTTCCTCGGCCACTTCACCGTCTTCGCGCTCTCCTGCGTGGTGGGTTACTACGTGGTATGGAACGTGTCCCATGCGCTGCATACGCCGTTGATGTCGGTCACGAACGCCATTTCCGGGATTATTGTGGTTGGGGCGTTACTGCAAATCGGTCACGGCGGCTGGGTGAGTTTCCTGAGCTTTATCGCGGTGCTGATCGCCAGTATCAATATTTTCGGTGGTTTCACCGTGACTCAGCGCATGCTGAAAATGTTTCGTAAAGGCTAA
- the ydgH gene encoding DUF1471 family protein YdgH → MKLKNTLLASALLSATALSANAATELTPEQAAGLKPFDHTVIVGRYNSIGDAVTAASKAADKNGAASFYVVDQSDQGNSGNQRVTIALYKDNAPKADAPKNRVINGVIELPKDQAVELEPYDTVTVQGFYRSQPEVNDAITKAAKEKGAYSFFIVRQVDANQGGNQRITAFIYKEDAKKRVLQSPDAIPADSEAGRAAIAKGGEEAKKVEIPGVATTAAPSAEVGRFFETQSTKGGRYTVTLPDGTKIEELNKTTAAQMVPFDSVKFTGNYGNMTEVSYQVAKRAAKKGAKYYHITRQWQERGNNVTISADLYK, encoded by the coding sequence ATGAAGCTTAAGAACACACTCCTGGCGTCCGCACTTCTTTCCGCGACCGCCCTGTCTGCGAATGCCGCGACAGAATTAACGCCGGAGCAAGCGGCAGGGTTAAAACCTTTTGACCATACGGTCATTGTGGGTCGTTATAACTCCATTGGCGATGCCGTTACCGCGGCATCAAAAGCCGCCGATAAAAACGGCGCTGCCTCGTTTTATGTTGTTGACCAGTCCGATCAGGGCAACAGCGGCAACCAGCGCGTCACCATTGCGCTGTATAAAGACAATGCACCTAAGGCTGACGCGCCGAAAAACCGCGTGATTAACGGCGTGATTGAATTGCCAAAAGATCAGGCGGTTGAGCTGGAACCTTACGACACCGTGACCGTGCAGGGCTTCTACCGCAGCCAGCCTGAAGTTAACGATGCCATCACCAAAGCCGCGAAAGAGAAAGGGGCTTACTCCTTCTTTATCGTGCGCCAGGTCGATGCCAACCAGGGCGGCAACCAGCGTATTACCGCGTTTATCTATAAAGAAGATGCGAAAAAACGCGTTCTGCAGAGCCCTGATGCTATCCCGGCGGATTCCGAAGCGGGTCGTGCAGCGATAGCGAAAGGCGGTGAAGAAGCGAAGAAAGTTGAAATTCCGGGCGTGGCGACCACTGCTGCACCAAGCGCAGAGGTCGGCCGTTTCTTCGAAACGCAGTCTACCAAAGGTGGCCGTTACACCGTGACGCTGCCGGACGGTACCAAAATTGAAGAGCTGAACAAAACCACTGCTGCGCAGATGGTGCCGTTCGATAGCGTCAAATTTACCGGCAACTACGGCAACATGACGGAAGTCTCTTACCAGGTCGCCAAACGTGCGGCGAAGAAAGGGGCTAAGTATTACCACATCACCCGCCAGTGGCAGGAACGTGGTAACAACGTGACCATCAGCGCCGACCTGTACAAGTAA